A DNA window from Streptomyces sp. 71268 contains the following coding sequences:
- a CDS encoding TetR/AcrR family transcriptional regulator → MGRRRGEALEAAILDAAWEELSERGYANLTVDSVARRAGTSKPVLYRRWADKQKLVEAAVVRRNVIQLSPPADTGSLRGDLIATLTEASEKRGAFLVQLSLLLAGYFAETETSFAELRETIVAGRRSGRDEIMRRAIERGEIDPARLTPRIASLPFDLLRGETMMTLRPVAPEVIEEIVDTIFLPLVRP, encoded by the coding sequence GTGGGACGGCGGCGGGGCGAAGCGCTGGAGGCGGCGATCCTCGACGCGGCCTGGGAGGAGTTGAGCGAGCGGGGGTACGCGAACCTGACCGTCGACTCCGTCGCCCGGCGCGCCGGCACCAGCAAGCCGGTGCTCTACCGGCGCTGGGCGGACAAGCAGAAGCTGGTGGAGGCGGCCGTCGTACGCCGCAACGTCATCCAACTGTCCCCGCCGGCCGACACGGGATCGCTGCGCGGCGACCTGATCGCCACCCTGACCGAGGCGAGCGAGAAACGCGGGGCGTTCCTGGTCCAACTCAGCCTGCTGCTCGCCGGCTACTTCGCCGAGACCGAGACCAGCTTCGCCGAGCTGCGCGAGACGATCGTCGCCGGACGCCGCTCCGGGCGTGACGAGATCATGCGGCGCGCCATCGAGCGCGGCGAGATCGACCCGGCCAGGCTGACGCCACGGATCGCCTCGCTCCCGTTCGACCTGTTGCGCGGCGAGACGATGATGACGCTACGGCCCGTCGCACCCGAGGTGATCGAGGAGATCGTCGACACGATCTTCCTCCCGCTGGTCCGCCCGTGA
- a CDS encoding DinB family protein: MSNPRRDLLRWQFDMTWSLFEYHLERLAPEDFLWEPADLTWTVRPDAAGDWRPDWADTEPDPVPVPTIGWVSWHIGWWWSTAIDHARGRTPRERADVTWPGDGPAAIAWLRDLRTQWLAVLDELTDADLDAASTLPWQTPPDNTVGHMVAWLNAELMKNVAEIGQLRLIRAASPPAPVKPSGPEKP; this comes from the coding sequence ATGAGCAACCCCCGCCGAGACCTGCTGCGTTGGCAGTTCGACATGACCTGGTCGCTTTTCGAGTACCACCTGGAGCGGCTGGCGCCCGAGGATTTCCTGTGGGAGCCCGCTGACCTGACCTGGACAGTGCGGCCGGACGCCGCCGGCGACTGGCGGCCGGACTGGGCCGACACCGAGCCCGACCCCGTTCCCGTGCCCACCATCGGCTGGGTGAGCTGGCACATCGGCTGGTGGTGGAGCACCGCCATCGACCACGCACGGGGACGTACGCCCCGGGAGCGCGCCGACGTCACCTGGCCGGGCGACGGACCCGCGGCCATCGCCTGGCTCCGCGACCTGCGGACCCAGTGGCTGGCGGTCCTCGACGAACTCACCGACGCCGACCTGGACGCCGCCTCCACGCTGCCCTGGCAGACCCCTCCGGACAACACCGTCGGCCACATGGTCGCCTGGCTGAACGCCGAGTTGATGAAGAACGTCGCCGAGATCGGTCAGCTACGGCTCATCCGGGCGGCCTCGCCGCCGGCCCCCGTCAAGCCGTCGGGCCCCGAGAAGCCGTAG
- a CDS encoding alpha/beta hydrolase codes for MDIVQRNNVTVAGNPQGPTVVLAHGFGCDQNMWRLTVPALADAYRLVLFDYVGCGRSDHSAFSEERYASLEGYARDVVEVCAALDLREATFVGHSVSSMVGVLAAELAPERIGALVMVAPSPRYIDDEGYHGGFSAQDIDELLANLDSNYLGWSAAMAPVIMGHPDRPELGEELKNSFCATDPDMARVFARTTFLSDTRDELGRVKVPTLVLECAQDVIAPREVGAFVHQEISGSTLVTLDTTGHCPHLSAPEATNKAIREFLAGLR; via the coding sequence ATGGACATCGTTCAGAGGAACAACGTCACCGTCGCCGGCAACCCCCAGGGCCCCACGGTCGTGCTGGCCCACGGGTTCGGCTGTGACCAGAACATGTGGCGGCTGACGGTGCCCGCTCTGGCCGATGCGTACCGTCTGGTGCTGTTCGACTACGTGGGGTGTGGACGCTCGGACCACTCGGCCTTCTCCGAGGAGCGCTACGCCTCGCTGGAGGGTTACGCGCGGGACGTGGTGGAGGTGTGCGCGGCGCTCGACCTGCGGGAGGCGACGTTCGTGGGCCACTCCGTCAGCTCGATGGTCGGCGTGCTGGCGGCCGAGCTGGCCCCGGAGCGGATCGGAGCCCTGGTGATGGTCGCCCCCTCCCCGCGGTACATCGACGACGAGGGCTACCACGGTGGGTTCAGCGCGCAGGACATCGACGAGTTGCTGGCGAACCTGGACTCGAACTACCTGGGCTGGTCCGCGGCGATGGCTCCGGTGATCATGGGTCACCCGGACCGGCCCGAACTGGGCGAGGAGCTGAAGAACAGCTTCTGCGCGACCGACCCGGACATGGCCCGCGTGTTCGCCCGTACCACGTTCCTGTCCGACACCAGGGACGAACTCGGGCGGGTCAAGGTTCCGACGCTGGTCCTTGAGTGCGCCCAGGACGTGATCGCTCCCCGCGAGGTCGGCGCCTTCGTGCACCAGGAGATCTCCGGTTCGACGCTGGTGACGCTCGACACCACCGGCCACTGCCCGCACCTGTCCGCGCCCGAGGCCACCAACAAGGCCATCCGCGAGTTTCTCGCCGGGCTCCGTTGA
- a CDS encoding SpoIIE family protein phosphatase → MADTDHQPEPYEADDEERPDIQSHRDSAPDAAFAALLEDSAEELYEAAPCGYLSTLMDGTIAKINATLLDWLGMERGEVLGRRRFVDLLTVGGKLYHETHYAPLLRMQGDINGIAMELRCANGDRMPVLVSSVVKYGDSGAPLLIRTTLFDARDRRAYEEELLRGRKVAEEARRQAEADRARLQDALAVLQKSLLPDTLPMVPGVETAAYYHIASPDRLGGDFYDVFRLDGERFAFFLGDVCGKGPQAAAVTSLTRYTLRAAALHDADPASALTTLNTVLHDRYTGSGDPRYCTAIFGILTPGASPGQHTVRLASGGHPPAVVLRADGTASYLPTPGGLLVGVLPDAHFTTAETTLTPGDALLLYTDGLTEARTGADRTSLYGDEALLEFAADHAGKSAPDIIGALTDLLASFGDGLDDDTALLALGVPPLTALP, encoded by the coding sequence ATGGCCGACACCGATCATCAGCCCGAGCCCTACGAAGCCGACGACGAAGAGAGGCCCGATATCCAGAGTCACCGCGACTCCGCCCCGGACGCGGCGTTCGCCGCGTTGCTGGAGGACAGCGCCGAGGAACTGTACGAGGCGGCGCCGTGCGGCTACCTCTCCACGCTGATGGACGGCACCATCGCGAAGATCAACGCGACCCTGCTGGACTGGCTCGGCATGGAGCGGGGCGAGGTACTGGGCCGGCGGCGGTTCGTCGACCTGCTGACCGTGGGCGGAAAGCTGTACCACGAGACGCACTACGCGCCCCTGCTGCGGATGCAGGGTGACATCAACGGCATCGCGATGGAGCTTCGGTGCGCCAACGGCGACCGGATGCCCGTACTGGTCTCCTCGGTGGTCAAGTACGGCGACAGCGGCGCTCCCCTCCTGATCCGCACTACCCTCTTCGACGCCCGGGACCGCCGCGCGTACGAGGAGGAGTTGCTGCGCGGGCGCAAGGTCGCCGAGGAGGCCCGCAGACAGGCGGAGGCCGACCGCGCCCGGTTGCAGGACGCCCTCGCCGTACTCCAGAAGTCCCTGCTGCCCGACACCCTGCCCATGGTGCCCGGAGTGGAGACGGCGGCCTACTACCACATCGCCTCCCCCGACCGGCTCGGCGGCGACTTCTACGACGTGTTCCGCCTGGACGGCGAACGCTTCGCCTTCTTCCTCGGCGACGTGTGCGGCAAGGGCCCGCAGGCCGCGGCGGTCACCTCGCTGACCCGCTACACCCTGCGCGCCGCCGCGTTGCACGACGCCGACCCCGCCTCGGCCCTGACCACCCTGAACACCGTGCTGCACGACCGCTACACCGGCAGCGGGGACCCGCGCTACTGCACCGCCATCTTCGGCATCCTCACCCCCGGCGCCAGCCCCGGACAGCACACCGTCCGCCTCGCCTCGGGCGGCCACCCACCGGCCGTCGTGCTGCGCGCCGACGGAACGGCCAGCTACCTGCCCACCCCGGGCGGCCTCCTCGTCGGCGTACTCCCCGACGCGCACTTCACCACCGCCGAGACCACCCTCACCCCCGGCGACGCCCTCCTGCTCTACACGGACGGACTCACCGAGGCCCGTACCGGCGCCGACCGCACCAGTCTGTACGGGGACGAGGCCCTGCTGGAGTTCGCCGCCGACCACGCCGGCAAGTCCGCGCCTGACATCATCGGAGCCCTGACCGACCTGCTCGCCAGCTTCGGCGACGGCCTCGACGACGACACCGCCCTGCTCGCGCTGGGCGTCCCGCCCCTCACCGCCCTGCCCTAA
- a CDS encoding alpha/beta hydrolase, whose product MTLSHDVAGDGPAVLLLHSGVCDRRMWDPQWPAMIDAGYRLVRCDLRGFGETPAPDRPHSNADDVLDLLNGLDIERVTLVGSSYGGRVALEVAARWPERVGAMALLCSAFPGHEPSADLRAIGAREDALLEAGDVAGATELMVDTWLGPEADEAAREAVRRMQRHAFEVQLAVDEEFRPLQAEIDLTAIEARCLAVSGRHDVTDFRRIAARLPDLLAHADHVELPWAGHLPSLERPSETTHLLLDFLRQPTPTG is encoded by the coding sequence ATGACGCTTTCTCATGACGTGGCCGGCGACGGTCCCGCGGTGCTGCTGCTGCATTCCGGGGTGTGTGACCGGCGGATGTGGGACCCACAGTGGCCAGCCATGATCGACGCCGGTTACCGACTGGTGCGCTGTGACCTGCGGGGCTTCGGCGAGACGCCCGCTCCGGACCGGCCGCACAGCAACGCCGACGACGTGCTGGACCTCCTAAACGGCCTGGACATCGAGCGGGTGACCCTGGTGGGGTCCTCGTACGGCGGGCGGGTCGCGCTGGAGGTCGCCGCGCGGTGGCCCGAGCGGGTGGGCGCCATGGCGCTGCTGTGCTCCGCCTTCCCCGGGCACGAGCCATCGGCCGACCTGCGGGCGATCGGTGCGCGCGAGGACGCGCTGCTCGAAGCGGGGGACGTCGCCGGCGCGACGGAACTGATGGTGGACACCTGGCTGGGCCCGGAGGCCGACGAGGCCGCCCGGGAAGCGGTACGCCGGATGCAGCGGCACGCCTTCGAGGTGCAACTGGCCGTCGACGAGGAGTTCCGGCCGCTCCAGGCCGAGATCGACCTCACGGCGATCGAGGCCCGCTGCCTGGCCGTGTCGGGCCGGCACGACGTGACCGACTTCCGGCGGATCGCCGCCCGGCTGCCGGATCTGCTCGCGCACGCCGACCACGTGGAACTGCCGTGGGCCGGTCACCTGCCCAGCCTGGAGCGGCCGTCCGAGACCACGCACCTGTTGCTCGACTTCCTGCGCCAGCCGACGCCCACCGGCTGA
- a CDS encoding STAS domain-containing protein, giving the protein MSTLKITAQDAATGPVLRVFGELDYHSASQLRERVTAAALRPGQRLTLDLGGLEFCDSSGINALIAAYQHASAMRATIALASVPAPTLRILRLTGLDRVIPLDPGGDATALG; this is encoded by the coding sequence ATGAGCACACTGAAGATCACCGCCCAAGACGCCGCGACCGGCCCCGTCCTGCGGGTCTTCGGCGAGTTGGACTACCACAGCGCCAGCCAACTACGGGAACGCGTCACCGCGGCCGCGCTGCGCCCGGGTCAGCGGCTGACCCTGGACCTGGGCGGCCTGGAGTTCTGCGACTCCAGCGGTATCAACGCGCTGATCGCGGCCTACCAGCACGCCAGCGCGATGCGGGCGACCATCGCCCTCGCGTCCGTGCCCGCTCCCACCCTGCGCATCCTGCGTCTCACCGGGCTGGACAGGGTCATCCCCCTCGACCCCGGCGGCGACGCCACCGCCCTCGGCTAA
- a CDS encoding trypco2 family protein, with protein MEIELADAVAAVRDSLMEAARRGEGQEVTFDVGPIELEFLVEVRHEARASGGLRAWVVTADTEGTAARSRGHRVMVTLTPRRGDGPVRIAAQGRGQASDPFPGGGTAGRRPR; from the coding sequence GTGGAGATCGAGTTGGCGGATGCCGTCGCCGCTGTGCGCGACAGCCTGATGGAGGCCGCACGGCGCGGCGAGGGGCAGGAGGTCACCTTCGACGTCGGCCCGATCGAGTTGGAGTTCCTGGTCGAGGTCCGCCACGAGGCGCGGGCGAGTGGGGGTCTGCGCGCCTGGGTCGTCACCGCCGACACGGAGGGTACGGCGGCGCGTAGCCGTGGCCACCGGGTGATGGTGACCCTCACCCCCCGGCGCGGTGACGGCCCGGTGCGCATCGCCGCGCAGGGGCGGGGCCAGGCGTCCGACCCCTTCCCGGGCGGCGGCACCGCCGGCCGACGGCCCAGGTGA
- a CDS encoding MFS transporter, which yields MRQSRTGSADAGTHTRWNGRLVGLVAVLALVNFVVDSAIAAPLLVLPEMLDHFDTDQAAWLNATAMLAGVMWAPLLGKSADIHGKRRVLVLTLLLSCAGALLCALAPSIWLFVPGRMLQGASLAAVFLAVAIVRGVCAPRVAMLIVGIVTSGSAVLNIASRFLIEDMAREFGFQVLFLVSAFVAVAMALCVHRFVPESPLKTPGTIDVGGALLLGGGLAGVLGYVSLGSDLGWLAAGPLTLLLGGGAALARWFLFSSRKPHPLIDVRDLGWPLVLTLLVVFLGAGSYQSTLQLIPLISDVSADEGLGYGLAGQGTVALLLSAPGVGVTLGGPVAGWLTARVGPAKTLAGSVALGTAATIGMFLGISHLSAALCFTFLLGVTVGGLGTSGFNMAGSLAPPERQGIVSSLVMVMVSIGSVVLNFVGAAVLKSTAVDVDGESVNSSTGVVSYLTIACGAFTVAAVLVLLLVRATRPGPASPSPDRNRVRDHDHDHGRDAVAGNP from the coding sequence ATGCGGCAGAGCAGGACCGGAAGCGCGGACGCCGGGACGCACACGCGATGGAACGGGCGACTCGTCGGCCTGGTGGCCGTCCTGGCCCTGGTGAACTTCGTGGTCGACTCGGCCATCGCCGCGCCGCTGCTCGTCCTGCCGGAGATGCTCGACCACTTCGACACCGACCAGGCGGCGTGGCTGAACGCCACCGCGATGCTGGCGGGAGTGATGTGGGCGCCCCTGCTCGGAAAGAGCGCCGACATCCACGGAAAGCGCCGGGTGCTCGTGCTGACCCTGCTGCTGAGCTGCGCCGGCGCGCTCTTGTGCGCCCTCGCCCCCAGCATCTGGCTGTTCGTGCCGGGGCGCATGCTGCAAGGTGCGTCGCTGGCGGCCGTGTTCCTCGCCGTCGCCATCGTGCGCGGCGTCTGCGCACCCCGCGTCGCGATGCTGATCGTGGGCATCGTGACCTCCGGTTCCGCGGTGCTCAACATCGCGTCCCGGTTCCTCATCGAGGACATGGCCAGGGAGTTCGGATTCCAGGTCCTGTTCCTCGTATCGGCCTTCGTCGCCGTCGCCATGGCCCTTTGCGTGCACCGCTTCGTACCCGAATCCCCCCTCAAGACGCCGGGCACCATCGATGTCGGCGGCGCCCTGCTCCTCGGCGGAGGGCTGGCCGGCGTGCTCGGCTATGTCAGCCTCGGCTCGGACCTCGGTTGGCTCGCCGCCGGGCCGCTGACGCTGCTCCTCGGTGGCGGCGCGGCGCTGGCCCGGTGGTTCCTCTTCTCCAGCCGGAAGCCGCACCCCCTGATCGACGTACGGGATCTCGGCTGGCCACTGGTGCTGACGCTCCTCGTCGTCTTCCTCGGCGCCGGTTCGTACCAGAGCACCCTGCAACTCATCCCGCTGATCAGCGACGTATCGGCCGATGAGGGTCTCGGATACGGACTGGCCGGCCAGGGAACGGTGGCGCTGCTGCTCTCGGCGCCGGGGGTGGGCGTCACGCTCGGCGGCCCGGTGGCCGGCTGGCTCACCGCACGCGTCGGGCCGGCGAAGACCCTGGCCGGGTCGGTCGCGCTCGGAACGGCGGCCACCATCGGGATGTTCCTCGGGATCTCCCACCTTTCCGCCGCGCTCTGCTTCACCTTCCTGCTGGGCGTCACGGTGGGCGGCCTCGGAACGTCCGGCTTCAACATGGCGGGCAGCCTGGCACCACCCGAACGACAGGGAATCGTCTCCAGCCTGGTGATGGTCATGGTCTCGATCGGCTCGGTGGTGCTGAACTTCGTGGGCGCGGCCGTCCTCAAGTCGACCGCGGTGGACGTCGACGGCGAATCCGTGAACTCGTCCACGGGCGTTGTCAGTTACCTGACGATCGCCTGCGGGGCGTTCACCGTCGCCGCGGTGCTCGTTCTCCTCCTCGTACGCGCCACCCGCCCGGGCCCCGCTTCCCCGTCACCCGACCGGAACCGCGTGCGCGACCACGATCACGACCACGGACGGGACGCGGTCGCCGGAAATCCGTGA
- a CDS encoding tetratricopeptide repeat protein has protein sequence MSGSRVVRVAWAGWGAGYEIAPGLVLTAAHVVGAVGSPVGVARIGTSVDHPGLVVWRGMPEGGGGAQHASHTDVALVRVTSESWEPAGPAQVSWGRIAGDSASVAWRATGFPHTEYRSRESEQAEGRISPLNGLVGGVYVLDGTTYRPRGTRDSAWNGMSGAAVLCGDFVVGVVVADIPDRVPARLEAEPAIVLLHDVSFLAALDTHGAPGPHVPQPVEYADLADPDHHTVPRHPPRSAVELLHPARAVVPFHGRAAELGALTAWTEQTDSEVAVVHAPGGRGKTRLAVELARSLQPRWSVVWLRPGARPAHDTCAPGLPLLMVVDGADGRVEEARAVLDFTARHREAPVKAVLLARSAGDWIEEVAGDSLQRGAMLSTALVRELPELPLGGPDGYRDTARALAHGLESLSGHDGPAWHGYAARTPPPLPEGTHGSPLTLHMAALVHLLDAARGVAASPGDASAVEKRLLQHERAHWRGTARASRLCPPLLWRMLEDAVVAVVALGPRGPRETTAVLARVLGTDQGGAAPGDLRAVHAWVRATLLADGDAAVRLRPDRLAERLVGERVRDDPGLVDALLPAATPDQATSFLALVTRACVRGAGPDGGTLTDWCLRHPAVLGPAAVALASRLEEPAPLLAALEALVDRPDAGLDELEHLASAVPPHPYLLAPWVLTLHRRIVAAHRLRAATDPAARPGLAVALREISKRLSSVGEREECLEAVREAYDLWREIPPDHPRHQAERGACRVNAAIFLSDVERRREAYEAATEGVELLRAALRPDDPESRVDLVKALDTRAAAARLLGDHDTAWRVIEESRRLCEALWDGDPEAHDTLMVNHLNNHAIVAMESGRRDLALASTRRAVRLQRRLAEENPDAALSGLALVLATASSAAQLAGSHREALAHIRESVALRRRLAEARPRAYQADFANSLNSLAIDLGNLGHQAEALDAAEEAVGLYRDLADERPHIHTPRLALALNTLATQRQTSGYRLRAQRVASQSVHLFRELARAEPDGFRNLLAMALTTLAGTLRSEDGTPRETARAAGHFREAADILRELAASAPGAHLPDLAACLNNLAGAHLALGEPQAALATVRESIELNSAAERDLPAAFAEPMLRNWLTAMRVHYDLGDLENALEAAEEALRRLRTLSVEAPLRYETDLWSVLATTGELLWIGGQHEESLRRSREALDIKGGWVRRGDSQERQEHRSEQADDLERHARRLWWLGRPTEAATVADEARAHRRAAHRHRGDEASGLALARSEALLAETLESRGDWQGALPPVNSALAGLRAHHSGDPSDLRAELTNVLLRRARVLWRTGDPSAAVASVDEALAVARTDAEPPLADTVVGDALLQRAVLRFEMAAASDAAPPAAALPPLAEAVEFCAALPDDTWGTALRAGSLHAFALCAATVPGSGEEAATASEDAVRILRRLNEDGPPPLGPVLTELLAGQARVLALTGRARQATEVAREAVGRAREHAAGEPHAHRELLAHALAGLARARLAAGDRSAAARATSAEALTLFQGLLAEQPLAMARYAGEAREIHDLLHADRAGAPEQPAPSP, from the coding sequence GTGAGTGGTAGCCGTGTGGTGCGGGTGGCATGGGCGGGCTGGGGGGCCGGTTACGAGATCGCGCCCGGGCTGGTGCTGACGGCCGCACACGTCGTGGGCGCGGTCGGCTCGCCGGTCGGCGTCGCCCGGATCGGGACGAGCGTCGACCATCCCGGGCTCGTCGTGTGGCGCGGGATGCCGGAGGGCGGCGGCGGCGCCCAGCACGCGTCCCACACGGACGTCGCGCTGGTGCGCGTCACCTCGGAGAGCTGGGAGCCCGCCGGGCCCGCCCAGGTGTCGTGGGGGCGGATCGCCGGCGACAGCGCGTCCGTCGCGTGGCGCGCCACCGGTTTCCCGCACACCGAGTACCGCTCCCGCGAGTCGGAGCAGGCGGAGGGCCGGATCAGCCCCCTCAACGGGCTGGTCGGCGGCGTGTACGTGCTGGACGGCACGACCTACCGGCCCAGGGGAACCAGAGATTCCGCCTGGAACGGGATGTCGGGGGCGGCCGTGCTGTGCGGCGACTTCGTGGTGGGCGTCGTCGTCGCCGACATACCCGACCGCGTCCCGGCGCGGCTGGAGGCGGAACCGGCCATCGTCCTCCTGCACGACGTGTCGTTCCTCGCGGCCCTGGACACGCACGGGGCGCCCGGCCCGCACGTGCCACAGCCCGTGGAGTACGCCGACCTCGCCGACCCCGACCACCACACCGTGCCGCGCCACCCGCCGCGCTCGGCCGTGGAGTTGCTCCACCCGGCGCGCGCGGTCGTGCCCTTCCACGGCCGGGCGGCCGAGCTGGGCGCGCTGACCGCCTGGACCGAGCAGACCGACAGCGAGGTCGCCGTCGTGCACGCCCCCGGCGGCCGGGGCAAGACCCGGCTCGCGGTGGAACTGGCCCGAAGCCTCCAGCCACGGTGGTCCGTCGTGTGGTTACGGCCCGGCGCCCGGCCGGCGCACGACACGTGCGCGCCCGGACTGCCCCTGCTGATGGTGGTCGACGGGGCCGACGGCCGCGTCGAGGAGGCGCGGGCCGTGCTGGACTTCACCGCGCGACACCGCGAGGCGCCGGTCAAGGCGGTCCTGCTCGCCCGCTCGGCCGGCGACTGGATCGAGGAGGTCGCCGGGGACTCCCTGCAGCGCGGCGCGATGCTCTCGACCGCGCTGGTGCGTGAACTCCCGGAACTGCCGCTGGGCGGCCCCGACGGCTACCGCGACACCGCCCGCGCCCTGGCCCACGGGTTGGAGTCGCTCTCCGGCCACGACGGGCCGGCATGGCACGGGTACGCCGCGCGCACCCCGCCGCCCCTTCCCGAGGGCACCCACGGCTCCCCGCTGACCCTGCACATGGCCGCCCTGGTGCACCTGCTGGACGCGGCGCGGGGAGTGGCGGCCAGCCCGGGAGACGCGTCGGCCGTCGAGAAGCGGCTGCTCCAACACGAGCGGGCGCACTGGCGCGGCACCGCCCGGGCCTCCCGGCTCTGTCCTCCCCTGCTGTGGCGGATGCTGGAGGACGCGGTGGTGGCGGTCGTGGCGCTGGGGCCGCGCGGGCCGCGCGAGACGACCGCCGTGCTCGCCCGCGTGCTCGGCACCGACCAGGGCGGCGCGGCACCCGGCGACCTGCGGGCCGTGCACGCCTGGGTGCGGGCCACGCTCCTGGCCGACGGTGACGCCGCCGTACGCCTGCGACCGGACCGGCTGGCCGAACGGCTGGTCGGCGAGCGCGTGCGGGACGACCCCGGCCTGGTCGACGCGCTGCTGCCGGCCGCCACACCCGACCAGGCCACCAGTTTCCTCGCCCTCGTCACCCGGGCCTGCGTACGGGGCGCCGGCCCCGACGGCGGGACGCTGACCGACTGGTGCCTGCGGCACCCGGCGGTGCTCGGCCCGGCGGCCGTCGCCCTGGCGTCCCGCCTGGAGGAGCCGGCCCCGCTGCTGGCCGCGCTGGAAGCGCTCGTCGACCGCCCCGACGCCGGGTTGGACGAGTTGGAGCACCTGGCATCGGCCGTCCCGCCACACCCGTACCTGCTGGCCCCCTGGGTGCTGACCCTGCACCGGCGCATCGTCGCCGCCCACCGGCTGCGTGCCGCAACCGACCCGGCGGCGCGCCCGGGCCTTGCCGTCGCGCTGCGCGAGATCTCCAAACGCCTGTCGTCCGTGGGCGAGCGGGAGGAGTGCCTTGAGGCGGTACGGGAGGCGTACGACCTGTGGCGGGAGATCCCGCCGGACCACCCGCGCCACCAGGCCGAACGCGGGGCGTGCCGGGTCAACGCGGCCATCTTCCTCAGCGACGTCGAACGCCGGCGGGAAGCGTACGAGGCGGCGACGGAGGGCGTGGAGCTGCTGCGGGCCGCGCTGCGCCCGGACGACCCGGAGAGCCGGGTGGACCTGGTGAAGGCCCTGGACACGCGCGCGGCGGCGGCGCGCCTGCTCGGCGACCACGACACGGCCTGGCGCGTGATCGAGGAGAGCCGGCGACTGTGTGAGGCCCTGTGGGACGGCGATCCCGAGGCGCACGACACCCTCATGGTCAACCACCTGAACAACCACGCCATCGTCGCGATGGAGTCCGGCCGCCGCGACCTCGCCCTGGCCTCGACCCGCAGGGCCGTCAGGCTCCAGCGGCGGCTCGCCGAGGAGAACCCCGACGCCGCGTTGTCGGGACTCGCCCTGGTGCTGGCCACCGCCTCCTCCGCGGCCCAGTTGGCCGGCTCGCACCGCGAGGCGCTGGCCCACATCCGCGAGTCCGTCGCCCTCCGCAGACGGCTCGCCGAGGCGCGCCCGCGCGCGTACCAGGCCGACTTCGCCAACAGCCTCAACAGCCTGGCCATCGACCTCGGCAACCTCGGGCACCAGGCCGAGGCGCTCGACGCCGCCGAGGAGGCGGTGGGGCTCTACCGCGACCTGGCCGACGAGCGACCACACATCCACACCCCCCGCCTGGCACTGGCCCTCAACACCCTCGCCACGCAACGCCAGACCAGCGGCTACCGCCTCCGGGCACAGCGGGTCGCGAGCCAGAGCGTCCACCTCTTCCGCGAGCTGGCCCGCGCCGAACCCGACGGCTTCCGCAACCTCCTGGCCATGGCCCTGACCACCCTCGCGGGCACGTTGCGGTCCGAGGACGGGACGCCACGGGAGACGGCCCGTGCGGCCGGCCACTTCCGGGAGGCCGCGGACATCCTGCGGGAGCTGGCCGCCTCCGCGCCCGGGGCCCACCTGCCGGACCTGGCCGCGTGTTTGAACAACCTGGCGGGTGCCCACCTCGCACTCGGCGAGCCGCAAGCGGCCCTGGCGACGGTCCGGGAGTCCATCGAGCTGAACAGCGCGGCGGAACGGGACCTGCCGGCGGCCTTCGCCGAGCCGATGCTCAGGAACTGGCTGACCGCCATGCGCGTCCACTACGACCTCGGGGACCTCGAGAACGCGCTCGAAGCCGCCGAGGAGGCCCTGCGACGGCTGCGTACGCTCTCCGTCGAGGCTCCCCTGCGCTACGAGACCGACCTGTGGAGCGTCCTGGCGACCACCGGGGAGTTGCTGTGGATCGGCGGACAGCACGAGGAGTCCCTCAGGCGGTCCCGCGAGGCGCTGGACATCAAAGGCGGCTGGGTCCGGCGGGGCGACAGTCAAGAGCGCCAGGAACACCGGAGCGAACAGGCCGACGACCTGGAACGGCACGCGCGACGGCTGTGGTGGCTCGGCCGCCCGACGGAGGCGGCCACGGTCGCGGACGAGGCCCGCGCGCACCGGCGCGCCGCGCACCGGCACCGCGGCGACGAGGCCAGCGGGCTCGCCCTGGCCCGCTCCGAGGCGCTGCTCGCCGAAACGCTGGAATCCCGTGGAGACTGGCAGGGCGCCCTGCCTCCGGTGAACAGCGCCCTCGCCGGGCTCCGCGCGCACCATTCCGGTGACCCGTCCGACCTGCGCGCCGAGCTGACGAACGTACTCCTGCGCCGAGCCCGCGTGCTGTGGCGTACCGGTGACCCGTCGGCGGCGGTCGCGAGCGTCGACGAGGCGCTCGCGGTGGCCCGCACCGACGCCGAACCACCGCTCGCCGACACCGTGGTGGGCGACGCCCTGCTGCAACGGGCCGTGCTGCGCTTCGAGATGGCAGCCGCCTCGGACGCGGCCCCGCCGGCGGCCGCCCTGCCGCCGCTCGCCGAGGCCGTCGAGTTCTGCGCGGCACTGCCGGACGACACCTGGGGCACGGCGCTGCGCGCCGGGTCGCTGCACGCGTTCGCCCTGTGCGCGGCGACCGTGCCGGGCAGCGGGGAGGAGGCCGCCACCGCGAGCGAGGACGCCGTGCGAATCCTGCGCCGCCTCAACGAGGACGGGCCCCCGCCACTGGGCCCCGTGCTGACCGAACTCCTCGCCGGGCAGGCCCGGGTGCTGGCCCTGACCGGGCGGGCGCGGCAGGCCACGGAGGTGGCGCGGGAGGCTGTCGGGCGGGCCCGCGAGCACGCGGCCGGGGAGCCCCACGCCCACCGGGAACTGCTCGCCCACGCGCTGGCCGGCCTCGCCCGCGCCCGGTTGGCGGCGGGCGACCGCTCCGCCGCCGCCCGCGCCACCTCCGCCGAGGCCCTCACCCTCTTCCAGGGTCTCCTCGCGGAACAGCCCCTGGCCATGGCCCGGTACGCCGGCGAGGCGCGGGAGATCCACGACCTGCTGCACGCGGACCGCGCGGGGGCGCCGGAGCAGCCGGCCCCGTCTCCGTGA